One window from the genome of Oceaniferula flava encodes:
- a CDS encoding Dabb family protein, with amino-acid sequence MIHHVVFFKLKPEVDELKLEEMMRSTRSMLLKIPEVLSVRSGKNIDTKGEWPFFLTVEVESLEKLRMYVDDPVHLKYVETVIKPNTTARFAMDFETDPSKDLKYS; translated from the coding sequence ATGATTCACCACGTTGTTTTTTTCAAACTCAAGCCTGAGGTCGATGAGCTCAAGCTGGAGGAAATGATGCGCTCGACCCGCAGCATGCTCCTCAAAATCCCGGAAGTGCTCAGTGTGCGCTCGGGAAAAAATATCGATACCAAGGGCGAGTGGCCATTTTTCCTCACTGTGGAAGTGGAATCTTTGGAAAAGCTGAGAATGTATGTCGATGATCCCGTGCACCTCAAATACGTCGAAACGGTGATCAAACCAAACACCACGGCCCGTTTCGCCATGGACTTCGAGACCGACCCCTCGAAGGACCTGAAGTATTCCTAG